A genomic window from Caldicellulosiruptor kronotskyensis 2002 includes:
- a CDS encoding LysM peptidoglycan-binding domain-containing protein, whose amino-acid sequence MRTKVVIKNKFRFGIALLLIMVFVITVLMISIGEGKGIDKEKNINWIFVKVKEGDSLWTISKNFVDDSVDIRDYISFVRKVNKLENAILYPGQVLKFVDVKTYKLLCTK is encoded by the coding sequence ATGAGAACAAAAGTTGTTATAAAAAATAAGTTTCGTTTTGGTATTGCATTGCTTCTTATAATGGTATTTGTTATAACAGTTTTGATGATTTCGATTGGAGAAGGGAAGGGAATTGATAAAGAAAAGAATATAAATTGGATATTTGTGAAGGTAAAAGAGGGAGATTCGCTGTGGACAATTTCAAAGAATTTTGTTGATGATAGTGTAGACATTCGCGATTATATCTCTTTTGTACGAAAGGTAAATAAGTTAGAAAATGCAATTTTGTATCCTGGGCAAGTGTTAAAATTTGTAGATGTAAAAACGTACAAACTTCTGTGCACAAAATAA
- the xerA gene encoding site-specific tyrosine recombinase/integron integrase, translating to MNFSDIPSYVADFLNYMITIKNKSPNTIKEYYYDLRNFLRYLKAKDLNMLSQIEKIEDLENIDVSNFEIEKLKALTLSNLYEYFSFLATHFNNGPYARARKVASIRSFFKYLYSKAKLIPDNPAKDLESPKLGKRNPRYLTLDESKKLLSAIDGENKERDFAIITIFLNCGLRLSELVNINLSDIKDDMLRIVGKGNKERIIYLNKACKDAIENYLKVRPTEGVKDKDALFLSERKKRISRRTVQYIVEKYVKMAGINQKKISAHKLRHTAATLMYRHGKVDIRSLQTILGHQSISTTEIYTHVNDDDIKKAFEKNPLSGENQDVLDS from the coding sequence ATGAATTTTTCTGATATTCCATCTTATGTTGCAGATTTTTTGAATTATATGATTACAATCAAAAATAAATCTCCAAATACCATCAAAGAATATTATTACGACTTGAGAAACTTTTTGAGATATCTAAAAGCAAAAGATCTGAATATGCTCAGCCAAATCGAAAAGATTGAAGACCTTGAAAATATTGATGTAAGCAATTTTGAAATTGAAAAGCTAAAAGCCTTAACTCTTAGCAATCTGTATGAATATTTTTCTTTTCTTGCTACACATTTTAACAACGGTCCTTATGCAAGAGCCCGAAAAGTTGCATCAATTAGAAGCTTTTTTAAATATCTTTACAGCAAAGCTAAACTCATTCCTGATAACCCTGCAAAAGATTTAGAATCGCCAAAACTTGGTAAAAGAAATCCAAGGTATCTTACACTTGATGAAAGCAAAAAGCTACTTTCTGCAATTGATGGTGAAAATAAAGAAAGGGACTTTGCAATAATTACTATTTTTCTAAACTGCGGATTGCGCCTTTCAGAGCTTGTAAATATAAACCTTTCGGATATAAAAGATGATATGCTCAGGATTGTTGGTAAAGGCAATAAAGAAAGAATAATATACTTAAACAAAGCCTGTAAAGATGCTATTGAAAACTATTTGAAAGTCCGCCCTACAGAAGGTGTAAAAGACAAAGATGCTCTTTTTTTGAGTGAAAGAAAGAAAAGAATTAGCAGAAGAACTGTTCAATACATTGTTGAAAAGTATGTGAAGATGGCAGGTATAAATCAGAAAAAGATTTCTGCCCACAAGCTTCGTCACACTGCAGCAACACTTATGTACAGGCACGGCAAAGTTGATATAAGGTCTCTTCAGACTATCTTGGGTCATCAAAGTATCTCCACAACAGAGATTTATACTCATGTAAATGACGATGACATCAAAAAAGCCTTTGAAAAAAACCCCCTCTCAGGAGAAAACCAGGACGTGTTGGACTCCTGA
- a CDS encoding pyruvate kinase alpha/beta domain-containing protein: MYFKSAGPHNTLETIELAIKTAIERNINYIVVASCSGSTAKLLKDCGKNVVVVTHVNGFSEPGKMEISQQIIEELKAMGFKVYTGTHVLSGAERGISRKFGGVYPVEIMAHTLRMLGQGVKVAVEISVMALDAGLIPYGEDIIAIGGTSEGADTAVIIRPSHAASIFETKIKEIICKPYDF; this comes from the coding sequence ATGTACTTTAAGTCGGCAGGTCCTCATAATACTCTTGAGACAATTGAGCTTGCGATAAAAACTGCAATTGAAAGAAATATTAACTATATTGTGGTGGCTTCATGCAGTGGAAGTACAGCTAAACTTCTAAAAGATTGTGGGAAAAATGTTGTAGTTGTAACACACGTAAATGGTTTTTCTGAACCTGGAAAGATGGAAATAAGCCAGCAAATTATTGAAGAGCTTAAAGCAATGGGATTTAAGGTCTATACAGGCACACATGTTTTGTCAGGAGCTGAAAGAGGAATATCGAGAAAGTTTGGTGGAGTATATCCAGTTGAAATTATGGCACATACACTTAGAATGCTTGGGCAAGGCGTGAAGGTTGCAGTAGAGATTTCTGTTATGGCTTTAGATGCAGGACTGATACCGTATGGAGAAGATATAATTGCGATTGGTGGAACATCTGAAGGTGCTGATACTGCTGTAATTATAAGACCTTCACATGCAGCTTCTATATTTGAAACAAAAATTAAAGAAATAATTTGCAAACCTTACGATTTTTAA
- a CDS encoding ABC transporter substrate-binding protein, whose product MKKIVSIILLLVFALSIFTVSFASSKNAIKIGVDLELSQAVAQYGQKELEGIRLAIDEINKKGGIGGKKIELVVIDNKSDKTEAQNVATKLAVRENVLAILGPATSGATKSAAVAATKHKVPIISPSATDDAVTVDERTGKTKAYVFRTCFNDSFQGNVMANFALKTLKAKKAAIIYDATSDYSKGLLKNFKNIFEKSGGKVIAQEAFGKGEQDFSSILTKIRAKNPDVLFAPVYYDEAGLIIKQARELGMNIPILGADGFDDPKVVEKAGKKNANNVFFSAHYSSQDTDVKVQEFIKKFKAKYNQEPNAFAALGYDLGYFIADALKRANLKFDSVAKDRERLKAAIENTKNFVGVTGIISINKYHNAEKSAVIIELKDGVQKFKQKLNP is encoded by the coding sequence GTGAAAAAAATTGTTTCAATAATCCTCTTGTTAGTATTTGCGCTTTCAATATTTACTGTATCATTTGCTTCATCTAAAAATGCCATCAAGATAGGTGTAGATTTAGAACTTTCACAGGCAGTTGCTCAATACGGACAAAAAGAACTCGAAGGTATAAGACTTGCAATTGACGAAATCAATAAAAAAGGTGGTATTGGAGGTAAAAAGATTGAACTTGTAGTTATTGACAACAAATCTGACAAGACTGAAGCTCAAAATGTTGCAACAAAACTTGCTGTAAGAGAAAATGTTCTTGCTATTTTAGGACCGGCAACTTCAGGTGCTACAAAGTCAGCTGCAGTTGCTGCAACAAAGCATAAAGTTCCTATAATTTCACCTTCTGCAACAGATGATGCAGTTACAGTTGATGAAAGAACTGGGAAAACAAAGGCATATGTTTTCAGAACATGTTTTAACGACTCATTCCAGGGAAATGTAATGGCAAACTTTGCATTGAAAACTTTGAAAGCTAAAAAGGCAGCTATAATTTATGATGCGACTTCAGACTATAGCAAAGGACTATTAAAGAATTTCAAAAATATATTTGAGAAAAGCGGCGGAAAAGTTATTGCTCAAGAGGCATTTGGCAAGGGTGAACAAGATTTTAGCAGCATACTTACAAAAATAAGAGCCAAAAATCCAGATGTACTGTTTGCGCCTGTTTATTATGATGAAGCAGGACTTATCATAAAACAAGCTCGTGAACTTGGAATGAATATTCCTATACTTGGTGCAGATGGTTTTGATGATCCAAAAGTTGTTGAAAAAGCTGGCAAAAAGAATGCTAACAATGTGTTTTTCTCTGCTCATTATTCTTCCCAAGATACAGATGTGAAGGTTCAAGAGTTTATAAAGAAATTTAAAGCAAAATACAATCAAGAACCAAATGCATTTGCTGCTCTTGGTTATGACCTTGGGTATTTTATTGCAGATGCTCTCAAAAGAGCTAACTTGAAGTTTGACAGTGTAGCAAAGGACAGAGAAAGGTTGAAAGCGGCAATCGAAAATACAAAGAACTTTGTTGGTGTTACAGGAATTATAAGCATAAATAAATATCACAATGCTGAAAAATCTGCTGTTATTATTGAGCTCAAAGATGGTGTACAAAAATTTAAACAGAAACTTAATCCATAA
- a CDS encoding branched-chain amino acid ABC transporter permease, whose amino-acid sequence MSTFMQQLINGITLGSIYALISLGYTMVYGIIKLINFAHGDIFMVGAYIAYLSVTYLKLGLIPSLIISMMFCSILGMLIEKFAYKPLRNSPRISALITAIGVSLLLENLMQIVMGADSRVFPRLVDEKNYHLFQSKIVINNKQIYLLIITIILMIILNFVVKRTKVGKAMRAVSQDMDAARLMGINVDTTISYTFAIGSALAAAAGVLVGLYYNTINPLMGVLPGLKAFIAAVFGGIGIIPGAMLGGFSLGIIETLVSGYGSSMYKDAVAFALLILILIIKPSGLLGKNIKEKV is encoded by the coding sequence TTGTCTACTTTCATGCAACAATTAATAAATGGTATAACTCTTGGAAGTATTTATGCTCTTATAAGTCTTGGTTATACCATGGTATATGGGATAATAAAACTTATAAACTTTGCTCATGGTGACATTTTTATGGTTGGCGCATATATTGCGTATTTGAGTGTTACATATTTGAAACTGGGTTTAATACCTTCTTTGATTATTTCTATGATGTTCTGCAGCATTTTAGGAATGCTTATTGAGAAATTTGCCTACAAGCCTTTGAGAAACTCACCACGAATCTCAGCATTAATAACAGCAATTGGCGTTTCACTACTTTTGGAAAATTTGATGCAAATAGTAATGGGTGCTGATTCGAGAGTTTTTCCCAGGCTTGTTGATGAAAAAAATTATCATTTGTTTCAAAGCAAGATTGTAATAAACAATAAACAGATATACCTTTTAATTATTACAATCATTTTAATGATAATTTTAAACTTTGTTGTCAAAAGAACAAAGGTAGGAAAAGCAATGAGAGCAGTATCTCAAGATATGGATGCAGCAAGACTTATGGGGATAAACGTCGACACTACAATTTCATATACATTTGCAATTGGTTCTGCTCTTGCTGCAGCAGCTGGTGTTTTAGTTGGACTTTACTATAACACTATAAACCCTCTTATGGGTGTTCTACCTGGCCTCAAAGCTTTTATAGCCGCTGTGTTTGGCGGAATAGGTATCATTCCTGGTGCAATGCTTGGTGGATTTTCACTTGGTATTATTGAAACACTTGTTAGTGGATATGGCAGTTCTATGTATAAAGATGCAGTTGCGTTTGCCCTTTTGATATTGATTTTGATTATAAAACCTTCAGGTCTGCTTGGAAAAAATATAAAAGAGAAGGTGTAG
- a CDS encoding branched-chain amino acid ABC transporter permease: MKKRLLVYSVFIIVLYLIIMLLIKIGIIDDYIKLNLFLIMLNIILAVSLNLINGITGQFSLGHAGFMAIGAYTTAVLTTLEKPVPFYLTVLIGGLFAMICGLIIGLPVLRLRGDYLAIATLGFGEIIRVIIQNIDYLGGASGISDIPQGIDWTGYFVITVLSVVVILNIINSSFGRAMIAIREDEIAAEAMGINTTLYKVLAFMIGAFFAGVAGSIYSGSFGFIQPDMFNFFKSIDILVIVVLGGLGSISGSIISAIVLTIISALLQDYPAVRMVLYSIILIIIMLFRPQGLMGTKEIKLSKLIPIGGEKNA; the protein is encoded by the coding sequence ATGAAGAAAAGACTTCTGGTATATTCTGTATTTATAATTGTTTTGTATTTAATAATAATGCTTTTAATAAAGATTGGTATTATAGACGATTATATCAAACTAAACCTCTTTTTGATAATGTTAAATATTATTTTGGCTGTTAGTTTAAATTTAATAAATGGTATCACTGGTCAGTTTTCCCTTGGACACGCAGGATTTATGGCAATTGGAGCATATACAACTGCAGTTTTAACAACTCTTGAAAAACCAGTACCATTTTATCTCACCGTTTTAATTGGTGGGTTGTTTGCAATGATATGTGGTCTTATTATTGGTCTTCCTGTGCTAAGGCTGAGGGGTGACTATCTTGCAATTGCTACACTTGGTTTTGGAGAGATTATAAGAGTAATCATACAGAATATAGATTACTTAGGTGGAGCAAGTGGAATAAGTGATATACCACAAGGAATTGACTGGACCGGATATTTTGTCATTACAGTTTTAAGTGTAGTGGTTATATTAAACATTATCAATTCCTCGTTTGGTAGAGCTATGATTGCCATCAGAGAAGATGAGATAGCTGCAGAAGCTATGGGAATCAATACAACTTTATATAAAGTCCTTGCATTTATGATAGGTGCCTTTTTTGCAGGTGTTGCAGGCTCAATTTATTCTGGTTCTTTTGGATTTATTCAGCCAGATATGTTCAACTTCTTTAAATCAATTGACATATTAGTAATAGTTGTTTTGGGTGGGCTTGGAAGCATATCAGGTTCAATTATCTCCGCTATAGTTTTAACTATAATCTCTGCGTTATTACAAGATTATCCAGCTGTGAGGATGGTCTTATACTCTATTATTTTGATAATAATTATGTTATTTAGGCCTCAAGGGCTTATGGGGACAAAAGAAATAAAACTTTCAAAGCTTATACCAATTGGTGGTGAGAAAAATGCTTAG
- a CDS encoding ABC transporter ATP-binding protein, whose amino-acid sequence MLRIKNVTVNFGGIIALNNVNIDIEKGAIIGLIGPNGAGKTTVFNVISGIYNPNTGRIEFSNYDITYKKTYQVSALGISRTFQNIRLFKELSVIDNVKISFHKNISYNLFDAIFRTSKFLKEEEQNHKKAEELLKIFGLYEKRFELAKNLPYGEQRKLEIVRALATSPKLLLLDEPAAGMNPQETQELKNLIKFIKEKFDLTILLIEHDMSVVMDICEKIYVLDYGEVIAVGTPIEVKNNPRVIEAYLGEGDLEFA is encoded by the coding sequence ATGCTTAGAATAAAAAATGTAACAGTAAATTTTGGAGGAATTATAGCTCTGAACAATGTCAACATTGATATTGAAAAAGGTGCAATAATCGGGCTAATCGGTCCCAATGGTGCTGGGAAAACCACAGTGTTCAATGTGATTTCAGGTATATATAATCCTAATACTGGCAGGATAGAATTTTCAAACTACGATATTACTTATAAAAAGACATACCAGGTTTCTGCGCTGGGGATTTCAAGGACTTTTCAGAACATAAGATTGTTCAAGGAACTCAGTGTAATTGACAATGTGAAAATTTCTTTTCATAAGAACATTAGTTATAACCTTTTTGATGCGATTTTCAGAACATCGAAGTTTTTGAAAGAAGAGGAACAAAATCATAAAAAAGCTGAAGAACTTCTAAAAATTTTTGGACTTTATGAAAAAAGATTTGAACTTGCTAAAAATCTACCCTATGGTGAACAAAGGAAGCTTGAAATTGTTCGTGCACTTGCAACATCACCAAAACTGCTTTTATTAGACGAACCAGCAGCTGGAATGAATCCTCAAGAAACACAGGAACTAAAGAACCTTATTAAATTTATAAAAGAGAAGTTTGATTTGACTATACTTTTAATTGAACATGACATGTCGGTTGTAATGGACATATGTGAGAAAATCTATGTTCTTGACTATGGAGAAGTTATAGCTGTCGGAACTCCTATTGAGGTCAAGAACAACCCTCGTGTGATAGAAGCCTACCTTGGAGAGGGGGATTTAGAGTTTGCTTAA
- a CDS encoding ABC transporter ATP-binding protein has protein sequence MLKVNEIDVFYGAIQALFSVSLEVKKGEIVTLIGANGAGKSTLLKTISGLIRPRSGTILFEDIDITKKSSMEIVKLGISHVPEGRRVFPEMTVLENLELGAFLRKDKQAIKKDLELVFERFPRLYERKNQLAGTLSGGEQQMLAIGRSLMSRPKLLLLDEPSMGLAPILVTEIFKIIKEINSQGTTILLIEQNANMALSIADRAYVIETGKIVLSGEAKEIAANPEVKKAYLGG, from the coding sequence TTGCTTAAAGTAAATGAAATTGACGTATTTTACGGTGCTATTCAAGCATTGTTTTCTGTTTCACTTGAGGTTAAAAAAGGAGAGATTGTAACATTAATCGGAGCAAATGGTGCAGGAAAATCAACGCTGCTAAAGACTATATCTGGTTTGATAAGACCACGTTCAGGCACTATTTTGTTTGAGGATATTGATATTACCAAAAAATCTTCAATGGAGATTGTTAAACTTGGCATTTCTCACGTGCCAGAAGGAAGACGCGTGTTTCCTGAAATGACGGTATTAGAAAATTTGGAGCTTGGAGCTTTTTTGAGGAAAGATAAACAGGCAATAAAAAAAGACTTAGAACTTGTGTTTGAAAGATTTCCAAGACTATATGAAAGAAAAAATCAACTTGCAGGGACACTTTCTGGCGGAGAACAGCAAATGCTGGCAATCGGAAGGTCTCTAATGTCAAGACCCAAATTACTTCTGCTTGATGAGCCTTCTATGGGACTTGCACCTATACTTGTAACAGAGATTTTTAAGATAATAAAAGAAATTAATTCTCAGGGGACAACTATTCTTCTGATTGAACAGAATGCTAACATGGCACTTTCAATAGCTGACAGAGCATATGTAATAGAGACGGGTAAAATTGTTTTATCCGGAGAGGCAAAAGAAATTGCAGCAAATCCTGAGGTTAAAAAAGCATATCTGGGTGGGTAA
- a CDS encoding ATP-binding cassette domain-containing protein — protein MPHLQIENLSYSYDGKKWILKDLNMSINKNEIIKIKGPNGSGKTTLLKILMGIIEDDKLIYSAYLDGKQVRFSDIKFKFSYVPDKIYLLENLSGFKNIKFFSYVFDDNEYIKKVYELCNLLNISTYLKQTVSEYSAGMKQKLFIAMMLAKKAELYLMDEPFNSLDTESKIILADIIFEMKKQDKSFVIVSHSDSDNLVYDRIIDLAQYKNQL, from the coding sequence ATTCCACATCTACAAATAGAAAATCTTAGCTATAGCTATGATGGAAAGAAGTGGATATTAAAAGATCTAAATATGTCTATAAATAAGAATGAAATAATAAAAATTAAGGGGCCTAATGGGAGTGGAAAAACCACATTATTAAAGATTTTGATGGGAATCATCGAAGACGACAAACTTATTTACTCAGCATATTTGGATGGTAAACAGGTAAGATTTTCGGATATAAAGTTCAAATTTTCTTATGTTCCAGACAAAATATACTTACTTGAGAATCTTTCTGGTTTTAAAAATATAAAGTTTTTCTCATATGTTTTTGATGATAACGAATACATTAAAAAAGTGTATGAGTTATGCAACTTATTAAACATAAGTACGTATCTTAAACAAACTGTTTCAGAATATTCAGCAGGAATGAAGCAAAAATTATTTATAGCTATGATGCTGGCTAAAAAAGCTGAGCTGTATCTTATGGACGAGCCATTTAATAGTTTAGATACAGAAAGTAAGATTATTTTAGCAGATATTATTTTTGAAATGAAAAAGCAAGATAAGTCATTTGTAATTGTATCGCATTCAGATAGTGATAATTTAGTGTATGATAGGATTATTGACCTTGCTCAATATAAAAATCAATTATAA